A genomic window from Streptomyces sp. NBC_01429 includes:
- a CDS encoding carbohydrate ABC transporter permease: MSTSVSTPPQSPAGAPSASAPRRAGRGGAGRARAWATRAPLLPALVFLVAVTQLPFVATLVISLFDWNSLSPDDRSFAGVSNYGSVFTDADLRDSVFTTILLTATVVIVSVILGLLLALLLDRKFLGRGLVRTLLITPFLLVPVSAALMWKHVLYNPEYGLLNGGWAWFTGLFGVENPTQPDWISDMPLIAVETALIWQWTPFMMLILLAGLQSRPAEIIEAAKLDGATLWQTFRYLTLPHLRRYLELGILLGSIYIVQNFDAVFTLTSGGLGTANLPYTIYQTFYQAHEYGLASAAGVVVVIGTIVIATFALRVVSSLFSEEANRA, from the coding sequence GTGAGTACCTCCGTCAGCACACCCCCACAGTCCCCGGCCGGCGCGCCCAGCGCCTCCGCGCCCCGGCGCGCCGGCCGGGGCGGTGCCGGGCGCGCCCGCGCCTGGGCCACCCGCGCCCCCCTGCTGCCCGCGCTCGTCTTCCTGGTCGCGGTCACCCAGCTGCCCTTCGTGGCGACCCTGGTCATCTCGCTCTTCGACTGGAACTCGCTCTCCCCGGACGACCGTTCCTTCGCGGGCGTCTCCAACTACGGCTCCGTGTTCACCGACGCCGACCTGCGCGACTCGGTGTTCACGACCATCCTGCTCACCGCGACCGTGGTGATCGTCAGCGTCATCCTCGGACTGCTGCTGGCGCTCCTGCTCGACCGCAAGTTCCTCGGTCGCGGCCTCGTCCGTACCCTGCTGATCACGCCCTTCCTGCTGGTGCCCGTCTCGGCGGCGCTGATGTGGAAGCACGTGCTCTACAACCCGGAGTACGGCCTGCTCAACGGCGGCTGGGCCTGGTTCACCGGGCTCTTCGGGGTGGAGAACCCCACCCAGCCCGACTGGATCTCGGACATGCCGCTGATCGCGGTCGAGACCGCCCTCATCTGGCAGTGGACGCCGTTCATGATGCTCATCCTGCTCGCCGGACTCCAGAGCCGGCCCGCCGAGATCATCGAGGCGGCGAAGCTGGACGGCGCGACGCTCTGGCAGACCTTCCGCTATCTGACGCTGCCGCATCTGCGGCGCTACCTGGAGCTGGGCATCCTGCTCGGGTCGATCTACATCGTGCAGAACTTCGACGCGGTGTTCACCCTGACCTCCGGCGGACTCGGCACCGCGAACCTGCCGTACACCATCTACCAGACCTTCTACCAGGCTCACGAGTACGGACTGGCCTCCGCCGCGGGAGTCGTCGTCGTGATCGGCACGATCGTGATCGCGACCTTCGCCCTGCGCGTCGTCTCGTCCCTCTTCAGTGAGGAGGCGAACCGCGCATGA